A window of Gouania willdenowi chromosome 12, fGouWil2.1, whole genome shotgun sequence contains these coding sequences:
- the rfx3 gene encoding transcription factor RFX3: MQTPEAGADSTSTVPLQTTVPVQPTGSTQQAQTVQQVQHVYPAQVQYVEENSGVYTNGNIRTYSYSEPQLYSQNSGGSYFDTQGSSSQVSTVVTSHGMTNNGGGSTGGMNMGLGGGQVISSTSGGYLMDNAGPHPATQTARASPATIEMAIETLQKSEGLSSQRSSLLNSHLQWLLDNYETAEGVSLPRSTLYNHYLRHCQEQKLDPVNAASFGKLIRSIFMGLRTRRLGTRGNSKYHYYGIRVKPDSPLNRLQEDMQYMALRQQPVQQKQRFKPVQKFDGNSGDNYSGGGQQLAGAAEQTVIAQSQHHQQFLDASRALPDFVELDLGQSNTENISPEDVKALQALYREHCEAILDVVVNLQFSLIEKLWQTFWRYSPPETVVGDTIIENSSISEIEARLPQSQLLLLCRHEAVLKWMNTCDHLMYHALVEILIPDVLRPIPSALTQAIRNFAKSLEGWLNNAMNAVPQRMIQTKIAAVSAFAQTLRRYTSLNHLAQAARAVLQNTSQINQMLSDLNRVDFANVQEQASWVCQCEEGVVQHLEQDFKATLQQQSSLEQWAAWLENVVTQVLKPYEHRPSFPRAARQFLLKWSFYSSMVIRDLTLRSAASFGSFHLIRLLYDEYMFYLVEHRVAQVTGETPIGVMGEFDSLSSLSLTNIEKDETSGMDSDLDEEPEESGEPLPKREKSEHEVIQVIQVGALEDGSHPVVGVVQPGVLHSLPQPPQDHSEHILTPTIRHCTTTGNTYASV, encoded by the exons ATGCAGACCCCTGAGGCAGGCGCTGACTCCACCTCCACTGTTCCTCTTCAGACCACCGTGCCTGTCCAGCCCACGGGCTCCACTCAGCAG GCCCAGACTGTTCAACAGGTTCAGCACGTTTACCCAGCACAGGTGCAGTATGTGGAGGAGAACAGTGGCGTCTACACCAACGGCAACAT AAGAACCTACTCATATTCAGAGCCACAGCTGTACAGCCAGAACAGTGGAGGGAGCTACTTTGACACTCAGGGCAGCTCATCACAAGTGTCCACTGTAGTGACATCTCATGGCATGACCAACAACGGAGGAGGAAGCACTGGAGGAATGAACATGGGCCTGGGGGGCGGTCAAGTAATCAGCAGCACCTCTGGGGGCTACCTCATGGACAATGCTGGACCCCATCCTGCCACCCAGACTGCACGAGCCTCCCCAGCCACT ATTGAAATGGCGATTGAGACGCTCCAAAAATCTGAGGGTTTATCCAGTCAGAGAAGTTCGCTGCTCAACAGCCAT CTTCAATGGCTCCTGGACAATTATGAGACAGCAGAGGGGGTAAGCCTACCACGGTCCACCCTCTACAATCATTACCTGCGCCACTGCCAGGAGCAGAAGCTGGACCCCGTCAATGCAGCTTCTTTTGGCAAACTCATCCGCTCCATCTTCATGGGACTCCGCACAAGACGTCTCGGGACCAG AGGAAACTCTAAATACCATTACTATGGTATACGTGTGAAGCCAGATTCTCCACTCAATAGACTTCAAGAAGACATGCAGTACATGGCTCTCAGGCAGCAACCTGTTCAACAGAAACAAAG GTTTAAACCAGTACAAAAGTTTGATGGCAACTCTGGGGATAATTACTCAGGAGGAGGCCAGCAGCTCGCAGGTGCAGCAGAACAGACAGTGATCGCACAGAGTCAGCACCACCAGCAGTTCCTGG ATGCATCTCGAGCTCTCCCTGACTTTGTAGAGCTGGACCTGGGACAGAGCAATACAGAGAACATCAGCCCTGAGGATGTCAAAGCTCTGCAGGCCCTGTACAGAGAGCACTGTGAG gctatCCTGGATGTGGTCGTCAACCTCCAGTTCAGTCTAATCGAAAAGCTGTGGCAAACATTCTGGCGTTATTCTCCCCCTGAAACTGTAGTTGGCGACACGATTATAGAAAAcag CAGCATAAGTGAAATTGAAGCGCGGCTTCCTCAGTCGCAGCTCTTGCTGCTGTGCCGACACGAGGCTGTACTGAAGTGGATGAACACCTGTGATCACTTAATGTACCATGCCCTTGTGGAGATCCTTATTCCTGATGTCCTGAGACCGATTCCCA GTGCCTTGACTCAAGCCATTCGCAACTTTGCCAAAAGCCTGGAAGGTTGGCTCAATAATGCCATGAATGCCGTTCCACAAAGAATGATCCAGACTAAG ATTGCTGCTGTTAGTGCCTTTGCGCAAACCTTGCGTAGGTATACATCTTTGAACCACCTGGCTCAGGCGGCACGAGCCGTGTTGCAAAACACGTCTCAAATCAACCAGATGCTGAGTGATCTCAACCGTGTGGACTTTGCCAATGTACAG GAGCAGGCATCGTGGGTGTGTCAGTGTGAGGAGGGGGTGGTTCAGCACTTGGAGCAGGACTTTAAGGCCACACTACAGCAGCAGAGCTCCCTGGAGCAGTGGGCAGCTTGGCTGGAAAACGTGGTCACTCAGGTGCTGAAGCCCTACGAGCACCGGCCCAGCTTTCCCAGGGCAGCCCGACAGTTCCTGCTCAAATGGTCCTTCTACAG TTCGATGGTGATCAGGGACCTGACACTGCGCAGTGCTGCCAGCTTTGGTTCCTTCCACCTGATTCGCCTGCTCTATGACGAGTACATGTTTTACTTGGTGGAGCATCGTGTTGCTCAGGTGACCGGAGAGACACCCATTGGTGTCATGGGGGAG tttgacagTCTCAGCTCCCTCTCCCTTACAAACATTGAAAAAG ATGAAACCAGCGGGATGGACAGCGACTTAGACGAGGAACCTGAGGAGTCCGGCGAACCTCTTCCAAAGCGGGAGAAGTCGGAACACGAGGTTATCCAGGTGATCCAAGTCGGGGCTCTAGAAGACGGCTCCCACCCGGTGGTGGGCGTGGTCCAGCCAGGCGTGCTCCACTCTCTGCCTCAGCCCCCGCAGGACCACAGCGAACACATCCTCACGCCCACCATCCGCCACTGCACCACCACCGGCAACACGTACGCCTCTGTCTGA